Proteins from a genomic interval of Vreelandella profundi:
- a CDS encoding DEAD/DEAH box helicase — protein MVVHFRSSSDPALIVLPTGSGKSLVIAELARLARGRVLVLAHVRELVEQNHAKYQAYGLNAAIFSAGLKRKEADRQVVFGSVQSVVRNLERFSDANFTLLVIDESHRVSLNEDASYRQVIEHLRQHNAELKILGLTATPYRLGQGFIYYRHHHGMVRGSEDSFFRDCVFEQPLRLMVKQGYLAAPKRLDMAVEGYDFAALSPSASGLFPEEALNRVVAGSRATPGIINEVIQRAHDRQGVMIFAATVAHAEEIMGYLPRSEAALITGATLSQERTARINAFKARELKYLVNVAVLTTGFDAPHVDLIAILRPTESVSLYQQMVGRGLRLSPGKDDCLILDYAGNPWDVFAPEVGEAKPDSDSEPVQVECPACGHANLYWGKRDGEIVIEHFGRRCQGLIDDEEGKRHQCEFRFRFKVCEECGAENDIAARRCHGCAKLLVDADDKLKDALKLKDAKVLRVSGMQLEATTNGRGLPRLKATYHDEDGSHLSEWFALETPAQRRAFYAAFLRYHLRAPGGKWQPLSAEEVVAEQRRLRHPDFVVGRKMGRHFQIRDKLFDYAGRYRKASDAG, from the coding sequence GTGGTCGTGCACTTTCGCAGTTCTAGCGATCCTGCCTTAATAGTGCTGCCTACCGGCAGCGGCAAATCGCTGGTGATTGCGGAGCTTGCTCGCCTGGCGCGAGGGCGTGTGCTGGTATTAGCCCACGTTCGCGAACTGGTCGAGCAGAATCACGCCAAGTATCAGGCCTATGGCCTAAACGCGGCTATTTTTAGCGCCGGCCTAAAGCGCAAAGAGGCTGATCGGCAGGTGGTGTTTGGGTCGGTGCAGTCGGTGGTGCGCAACCTGGAGCGTTTTAGCGACGCTAATTTTACGCTGCTGGTCATTGACGAAAGCCATCGCGTATCGCTCAACGAGGACGCAAGCTACCGCCAGGTCATTGAGCATCTACGTCAGCATAACGCCGAGCTTAAAATTCTTGGGCTAACCGCCACGCCGTATCGGTTGGGGCAGGGATTTATCTACTATCGCCATCATCACGGCATGGTGCGCGGCAGTGAGGACAGCTTTTTTCGCGACTGCGTCTTTGAGCAGCCGCTGCGCCTGATGGTAAAACAGGGCTACCTTGCTGCGCCTAAACGCCTGGATATGGCGGTGGAAGGGTACGATTTTGCAGCGCTTAGCCCGTCAGCCAGCGGGCTTTTTCCGGAAGAAGCCCTTAATAGAGTCGTTGCCGGTAGCCGTGCCACGCCCGGTATTATTAACGAAGTGATTCAGCGCGCCCATGATCGCCAAGGCGTAATGATATTCGCGGCGACAGTGGCACACGCTGAAGAAATTATGGGCTATCTGCCTCGCTCAGAGGCTGCGCTGATCACTGGCGCCACGCTTTCTCAAGAGCGGACTGCGCGGATCAATGCGTTCAAAGCGCGTGAGCTGAAATATCTGGTTAACGTGGCCGTACTCACCACGGGTTTCGATGCGCCGCATGTCGATCTGATCGCCATTTTGCGGCCGACCGAATCAGTTAGCCTTTATCAGCAGATGGTGGGCAGAGGCTTGCGCTTGTCGCCGGGCAAAGATGACTGTCTGATTCTGGATTATGCCGGCAATCCCTGGGATGTTTTCGCACCTGAGGTGGGGGAGGCGAAACCAGACAGCGATAGCGAGCCTGTTCAGGTAGAGTGCCCCGCCTGTGGCCATGCCAATCTGTATTGGGGTAAGCGCGATGGCGAGATAGTCATTGAGCACTTTGGCCGTCGCTGCCAGGGGCTTATTGACGATGAAGAGGGAAAGCGCCATCAATGCGAGTTTCGTTTCCGCTTTAAGGTTTGCGAGGAATGTGGCGCTGAGAACGACATTGCCGCCCGGCGCTGCCACGGGTGTGCGAAGCTGCTTGTGGATGCCGATGATAAGCTCAAAGATGCCCTGAAATTAAAAGATGCCAAGGTGCTGCGAGTAAGCGGTATGCAGTTGGAAGCGACCACCAACGGTCGCGGCCTGCCGCGCTTAAAAGCTACCTATCACGATGAAGATGGCAGCCATCTGTCCGAGTGGTTTGCGCTGGAAACCCCCGCCCAGCGGCGCGCTTTCTACGCCGCCTTTCTGCGCTATCATCTGCGCGCACCAGGGGGAAAATGGCAGCCGCTAAGCGCCGAAGAGGTCGTCGCCGAACAGCGCCGTTTGCGCCACCCCGATTTTGTTGTCGGCCGCAAGATGGGGCGCCATTTTCAGATTCGTGACAAGCTGTTTGATTACGCCGGCCGCTATCGAAAGGCGAGCGACGCGGGGTAA
- a CDS encoding segregation and condensation protein A produces the protein MSETPSAPDDVDNLDTPPITPAEPSLGRLFDEQITQLPEDLYIPPEALRVFLETFEGPLDLLLYLIRRQNLDILTINVATITHQYIEYVELMKAMEIELAGEYLLMAAMLAEIKSRTLLPRPPKAEGDDEEDPRAELIRRLQEYERLKEAAETLDTLPRMGRDWFSVQAGLPPLEARVIHPEVELDELLSALSDILKRAELVQAHQISREVLSTRERMLKIMAQLSQDAASQRYTPFDALFTLEEGRPGVVVTFMAILELAKEAMIEIVQNAPLSPIHVRARLAALTDAEESAFDEGDMGIEDSAYSESAFESDEEAP, from the coding sequence GTGAGCGAGACGCCAAGTGCACCTGACGACGTAGACAATCTTGATACACCGCCTATTACGCCAGCGGAGCCTTCGCTTGGGCGCCTGTTTGATGAACAGATTACCCAGCTGCCGGAAGATCTGTATATTCCCCCTGAGGCGCTGCGGGTCTTTTTAGAGACCTTTGAAGGCCCGTTAGATTTACTGCTCTATCTCATTCGACGTCAAAATCTCGATATTCTGACCATCAATGTGGCGACGATCACCCATCAGTACATTGAGTACGTGGAGCTGATGAAGGCCATGGAGATCGAACTGGCCGGTGAATATCTGCTGATGGCCGCCATGCTGGCCGAGATTAAATCGCGCACGCTGCTGCCGCGCCCGCCCAAGGCAGAAGGTGACGACGAAGAAGATCCGCGCGCGGAGCTCATCCGTCGCCTGCAGGAGTATGAGCGCCTCAAAGAGGCAGCAGAAACGCTGGATACGCTGCCGCGTATGGGCCGCGACTGGTTCAGCGTGCAGGCTGGCCTCCCGCCGCTTGAAGCCCGCGTGATTCATCCTGAGGTCGAGTTGGACGAGCTGCTCAGCGCACTGTCCGATATTCTCAAGCGTGCCGAGCTGGTTCAGGCGCATCAGATTAGCCGTGAGGTATTGTCTACGCGCGAGCGAATGCTGAAGATTATGGCGCAGCTAAGCCAAGATGCTGCCAGCCAGCGCTATACCCCCTTTGACGCGCTATTTACCCTGGAAGAAGGGCGCCCTGGCGTGGTGGTGACCTTTATGGCGATTTTGGAGCTAGCAAAAGAAGCCATGATTGAAATTGTTCAGAATGCGCCGCTTTCGCCGATACATGTGCGTGCCCGGCTCGCCGCTCTTACTGATGCCGAGGAAAGTGCTTTTGACGAGGGCGATATGGGCATAGAAGACAGCGCCTATTCAGAGTCTGCCTTTGAATCGGACGAGGAGGCACCATGA